Part of the Bdellovibrionales bacterium genome is shown below.
AAGGTAAAGGACCAGGACAAAAATAAGGATAGGGATAAAAAAGATGAGGAGGTCGAGGAATTTTCAACGGGAGGGCACGAACATATTTCAAATGATTTCGATGAATTAGATGGGAGATTGGAAGAAATTAGCCCTACAAGTGGCAGAAAAAAATCGCATTCGCCATCTATCAGGACAATGAAAAACTGCATGATTTTTCATTATGAGAAGGCAAAAACAACAGAAGAGGATCTTCATCTGAAGGGGCTTTATTTTGATAAAGCAGCTTAAAAGCAATTACTTAACGCATAACATAAAAAAACTTTAAGTTATAACGCGTAGCGCCGATAGAAGGGATGACTGCTGAAATAGAACCGTCTGTGGGCACCGCTCGGGACCTTTGTGGGAGGAGGTCATCGCGGGGAGGGTGCTTTTATGTCGTTTCGAATTGGGTCGGCTGTGGCCTCGTTAACTGCTCAGAGATATTTACATAAGAATCAGCTTCAAACCGAAAAGTCCTTGCGATCCCTGGCATCTGGCAGACGTGTCGTCCAAGCTGGTGACGATGCCGCCGGATTCGCTATCGGAGAGAATCTGCGTGGACAGATCAGCGGCCTTCGACAGGCCAAATTCAATGCTGAAAGCGCCGTTGCGATGATTCAAACGGCTGAGGGCAGCTTGAATGAGCAAAATAACATTTTAATTAGGCTTCGGGAGCTCTCTGTGTATTCGGCCAGCGACACTGTTGGTGAGGCAGAACGTGGTTTTTTGAACAAAGAATTTCAGCAACTCTCAGCGGAATTCGACCGAATTGCTCAGTCCGCGCGCTTTGGAAACAAACAGCTTTTAACAGGCACAGGACAGCAGTTTGAATTTCAGGTTGGACCATTTAGCGGTCCTGAAAACAGAGTGGAATTTTCTCTGGATGCTGATACCACGGCGGATAGCGTGGGTATCAAAGGATCTTCAATAGAATCACAAGGTGAGGCGGTTGATACCCTAAGTACCTTAGATTCGGCACTGCTCAGTATTGCAGGGGCTCGCAGCTCATTTGGAGCCGCTCAGAGTCGATTTCAATATACGATTGATGCCTTAGCGGCCCAAGCAGAGAATATGGAGCAGGCACGATCATTAATTATGGATGTAGACGTCGCCGACGAAGTCACCAAATTGGCGAGTTCTCAAATCTTGCAGGACATGGGCACTTCTGTGCTGGCACAGGCGAATTCCGATTCTCAGCGTGTGTTGAGGTTGATACCCACCTAGAAAATAAAAAACTGTATAAGTTATTTAAAAAAGGACAATCGAGGGCGGGCAGTGTGAGCGTAGCCATTAGCGGCGGCCGTCTTGAGGCCAGTGGGACAATCAAGGCGGCCCTTTTCATTCTCATTCACCAGCCAAAAATTTTTTTAGCGCCGAGAAAACTCGATCCAAATTCTTGATGTGCGGAGGGGCCACAAAAACGGTATCGTCACCGGCAATTGTACCCAGTATTTCTGCAGGCCGGTGGATGTCGAGCTCACGAGCAATCAGTGAAGCCGACCCAGGCTCTGTGCGAATAACGATCAAGGAACCATTGTGTTTCATTTCAACGACGAGTCCTTGCAAGGCGCTCTTGACGTTTTCAGCAAGGGCTGGTGGCGCTTCGGAAGAGATCAGTCGGTAGACCGTATGGCCTTGATCATCCAGCATTTTCACAGCGCCCAATCGCCTGAGATCTCTGGATACCGTGGTTTGGGTTGTCGAGAAGCCTTCGCTTTCAAGCTGGTTTCTCAAATCCTCCTGGGTTGTCAGTACGCCCTTGAAGAGAATTCTTCGCAGCGCTAACAATCGGGAATCTGATTTGGATCTAGACTTAGTTTTTCCCATAATTGAAATCCTTAGAAGCATCTGATTTTAAGCTAGAGTGATTCTGTGGATATTCCCCAAGGTCTCGGCACAGATCCATTAGGAGAGCCTTCTGTACGTGCAAACGGTTTTGGCTCTGTTGGAAAATGACAGAATTGGGGTGCGTGATCATTTCGTCGGTGATTTCTCTTCCTCTCACCATGGGCATGCAGTGCATGATGGCCGCCGTATTCTTTGCGAAACTGTAAAGCTCACTGTTTAATTGAAAGGGAGAGAAAATTCGTTCTCTTTCTATTTCTTCTCCTTCAAATCCCATACTTGTCCAGACATCCGTGTAAACTGCATCGGCTTCTTTCACTGCGGGCAAGGGATCAATGTCACCATAGACATGACAATTGTTATTTTTTGCCAGCTCAAGGGCGCTCTTTACAATAAAGGAATTAGGTCCGTACCCGTCTGGGCAAGCATAAAAAACATCTGCGCCAAAGGCCGGCGCAATCAGTAACAAACTGTTGAGAACATTGTTCCCATCTCCCAGCCACGCGATCTTTCGACCCCTCAGATCTCCATATCTTTCGATGAGAGTCATGACATCGGCCAGTCCCTGACAGGGATGGTGTGTGTCAGAAAGTCCATTGATGACTGGAATCGTTGAGTGTTGAACCATTCTTTCCAAGGTCCGGTGTTCAAAAGTTCTCAACATAACGGCATGCACGAAGCCGCCCAAAACGCGAATTGTGTCCTCAGGCTCTTCACTTTTTCGAGAGGTCGAGACGATCTCTATCGGATTGCCACCAAGCTCGCTGACGGCAACCGAAAAACTAACTCGAGTTCGAAGGCTCGGCTTTTCAAAGATAAGTGCGACAC
Proteins encoded:
- a CDS encoding flagellin FliC — translated: MSFRIGSAVASLTAQRYLHKNQLQTEKSLRSLASGRRVVQAGDDAAGFAIGENLRGQISGLRQAKFNAESAVAMIQTAEGSLNEQNNILIRLRELSVYSASDTVGEAERGFLNKEFQQLSAEFDRIAQSARFGNKQLLTGTGQQFEFQVGPFSGPENRVEFSLDADTTADSVGIKGSSIESQGEAVDTLSTLDSALLSIAGARSSFGAAQSRFQYTIDALAAQAENMEQARSLIMDVDVADEVTKLASSQILQDMGTSVLAQANSDSQRVLRLIPT
- the argR gene encoding arginine repressor, which codes for MGKTKSRSKSDSRLLALRRILFKGVLTTQEDLRNQLESEGFSTTQTTVSRDLRRLGAVKMLDDQGHTVYRLISSEAPPALAENVKSALQGLVVEMKHNGSLIVIRTEPGSASLIARELDIHRPAEILGTIAGDDTVFVAPPHIKNLDRVFSALKKFLAGE
- the argF gene encoding ornithine carbamoyltransferase; this encodes MSKLRYFLTGEEYSPQELNELVQHAIHLKRTRDTERTTTLTNKSVALIFEKPSLRTRVSFSVAVSELGGNPIEIVSTSRKSEEPEDTIRVLGGFVHAVMLRTFEHRTLERMVQHSTIPVINGLSDTHHPCQGLADVMTLIERYGDLRGRKIAWLGDGNNVLNSLLLIAPAFGADVFYACPDGYGPNSFIVKSALELAKNNNCHVYGDIDPLPAVKEADAVYTDVWTSMGFEGEEIERERIFSPFQLNSELYSFAKNTAAIMHCMPMVRGREITDEMITHPNSVIFQQSQNRLHVQKALLMDLCRDLGEYPQNHSSLKSDASKDFNYGKN